From a single Couchioplanes caeruleus genomic region:
- a CDS encoding extracellular solute-binding protein, whose product MGYGADRPPVTLDFWYMPYGGPIQDRAVVQETEKFHEAHPNITINPVRIEWSEALTRLSTATTSGEGPDVTVMGTTWVGGFTALGALRPYTDAEIAAVGGKDAFAAPSWSASHQLGSTDITALPWLTDVRALFYRKDILAKAGVDPATAFTDWAAFERTLKKIKNSGGTVWPLAIGNENNFGIIHNVAPFIWGAGGALLNAAGDRSLLAEPSAVDGVAYYQRLVGLYDDPKAMKLTSSDVPAAFANGTGAITIDNSQSVGDYLADPDRPGLRPGWGTAPMPAGPTGRFGFLGGSGLAILKAAKNPDAAFEWVKYLTSEESQRRYGVTSGLWPSRTGAIKGTRLETDPAYAAFREMIPAGRMYPSIPAWIVVESVIAKDLAELWHANGALSRTEVEAILTKTSSDIDTALKDPAQTGIN is encoded by the coding sequence GTGGGCTACGGCGCCGATCGACCGCCCGTCACCCTCGACTTCTGGTACATGCCGTACGGCGGTCCGATCCAGGACCGTGCGGTGGTGCAGGAAACAGAGAAGTTCCACGAAGCGCACCCGAACATCACCATCAATCCCGTACGCATCGAGTGGAGCGAGGCGCTCACCCGGCTGAGCACGGCCACCACCAGCGGGGAGGGCCCAGACGTCACGGTGATGGGCACGACATGGGTCGGGGGCTTCACCGCGCTGGGCGCTCTCCGCCCGTACACCGACGCCGAGATCGCCGCGGTGGGCGGCAAGGACGCGTTCGCCGCCCCCAGCTGGAGCGCCAGCCACCAGCTCGGCTCGACCGATATCACCGCGCTGCCCTGGCTGACCGACGTCCGTGCGCTGTTCTATCGCAAGGACATACTGGCCAAGGCCGGTGTCGACCCGGCGACTGCGTTCACCGACTGGGCAGCGTTCGAGCGTACGCTGAAGAAGATCAAGAACTCGGGCGGTACGGTCTGGCCGCTGGCGATCGGCAACGAGAACAACTTCGGCATCATTCACAACGTAGCTCCGTTCATCTGGGGAGCCGGCGGCGCTCTGCTCAACGCGGCCGGCGATCGCTCGCTGCTGGCCGAGCCTTCAGCTGTGGACGGTGTCGCCTACTACCAGCGTCTGGTGGGCCTCTACGACGACCCGAAGGCGATGAAGCTGACCTCCAGTGACGTCCCGGCGGCGTTCGCGAACGGCACGGGCGCCATAACCATCGACAACTCTCAGTCGGTCGGTGACTACCTGGCCGACCCGGACCGGCCGGGTCTCAGACCCGGCTGGGGCACGGCTCCCATGCCCGCGGGCCCGACCGGCCGATTCGGGTTCCTCGGCGGGTCCGGATTGGCGATCCTCAAAGCGGCCAAGAACCCGGATGCCGCATTCGAGTGGGTCAAATACCTGACCAGTGAAGAGAGCCAGCGCCGCTACGGCGTCACATCGGGCCTCTGGCCGTCCCGGACAGGTGCGATCAAGGGCACCCGGCTGGAGACCGACCCTGCGTACGCGGCGTTCCGCGAGATGATCCCGGCCGGCCGCATGTACCCGTCGATTCCCGCTTGGATCGTGGTGGAGAGCGTCATCGCCAAGGACCTCGCCGAGCTGTGGCACGCGAACGGTGCGCTGTCGCGTACCGAGGTCGAGGCCATCCTTACCAAGACCAGCTCGGACATCGACACGGCGCTCAAGGACCCCGCGCAGACCGGCATCAACTAG
- a CDS encoding GGDEF domain-containing protein: MLTVLLLGGVTYANIVLHGRSSDHELAHSRLDELDMLLHEESSLQWKTLAKGNTPVRVARELGAIRSQEKMIQDELEVSDALRTQIAEYHAVLDTELGLLGVGRTAEALRLEQQRTDPAFVALADQLDRLGASQADAAGVARNVADLTLALAMAAAAGLIGLLLYRFEREHRISQRVTEEMLQQQQIALDTLTEHEALVRHQAMHDPLTGLPNRRALRELLAVGGRQALLLVDLDNFKPVNDQLGHAVGDELLISVARRLHGSVRVEDSVIRLGGDEFAVVIHDGDAAAAVHVAGRIVQQIGEAFDISGSSVRIGASVGIAIGYDIVDGDKLLHEADRAMYKVKQTGKGGYAIADPMEAPRDATVTAQLLPQRP, encoded by the coding sequence ATGCTGACGGTGCTGCTGCTCGGTGGCGTGACCTATGCCAACATCGTGCTGCACGGCCGCAGCAGCGATCATGAGCTGGCCCACTCGCGGCTCGACGAGCTCGACATGTTGCTGCACGAAGAGAGTTCACTGCAGTGGAAGACCCTCGCAAAGGGCAACACTCCCGTTCGGGTGGCGCGTGAGCTGGGTGCGATCAGGTCACAGGAGAAGATGATCCAGGACGAGCTCGAGGTCAGCGACGCCCTGCGCACCCAGATCGCCGAGTATCACGCCGTGCTGGACACCGAGTTGGGACTGCTCGGTGTGGGCAGAACGGCCGAAGCTCTGCGACTGGAGCAGCAACGGACCGATCCGGCTTTCGTCGCCCTGGCCGACCAGCTCGACAGGCTGGGGGCGTCGCAGGCCGACGCCGCCGGCGTGGCGAGGAACGTCGCGGACCTGACGCTCGCTCTGGCCATGGCCGCCGCAGCCGGTCTGATCGGGCTGCTGCTGTACCGCTTCGAACGCGAGCACCGCATTTCTCAGCGAGTCACGGAGGAGATGCTGCAGCAGCAGCAGATCGCGTTGGACACTCTCACCGAGCACGAGGCGTTGGTCCGCCACCAGGCGATGCACGACCCGCTGACCGGTCTGCCCAACCGTCGGGCACTCCGCGAGCTGCTTGCGGTCGGCGGTCGACAGGCACTGTTGCTCGTCGACCTGGACAACTTCAAGCCGGTCAACGACCAGCTCGGTCATGCCGTCGGCGACGAATTGCTCATATCCGTGGCCCGGCGGCTGCACGGCAGCGTCCGCGTCGAAGACAGTGTGATTCGGCTGGGCGGCGACGAGTTCGCTGTGGTGATCCACGACGGCGACGCGGCCGCCGCCGTCCACGTGGCGGGCCGCATCGTCCAACAGATCGGCGAGGCGTTCGACATCAGCGGCAGCAGCGTACGTATCGGCGCCAGCGTCGGTATCGCGATCGGGTACGACATCGTGGACGGCGACAAACTCCTACACGAGGCCGACAGGGCGATGTACAAGGTCAAGCAGACCGGCAAGGGCGGCTACGCCATAGCCGACCCGATGGAGGCTCCGCGGGACGCTACGGTGACCGCTCAGCTCCTGCCGCAACGCCCATAA
- a CDS encoding DUF2243 domain-containing protein — protein MSAPSGRNVLSGVLLGLGVAAFVDEVVFHQLLHWHHFYDKSTPAIGLISDGLFHAFSWFATIAALFLFADLRRRGSFNRPLWWGGLLLGTGGFQLYDGTLQHKAMRLHQIRYDVDLAPYDWTWNIIAVLLIVAGTVLLVRARRRPA, from the coding sequence ATGTCAGCTCCGTCCGGCCGCAATGTGCTCTCCGGTGTGCTGCTGGGCCTGGGCGTTGCCGCGTTCGTCGACGAGGTGGTCTTCCACCAGCTCCTGCACTGGCACCACTTCTACGACAAGTCGACGCCGGCGATCGGCCTGATCTCCGACGGCCTGTTCCACGCCTTCAGCTGGTTCGCCACCATCGCGGCCCTGTTCTTGTTCGCCGACCTGCGCCGGCGCGGCTCGTTCAACCGGCCACTGTGGTGGGGTGGCCTGCTGCTCGGCACCGGCGGCTTCCAGCTCTACGACGGCACCCTGCAACACAAGGCCATGCGCCTGCACCAGATCCGCTACGACGTCGACCTCGCCCCCTACGACTGGACGTGGAACATCATCGCCGTCCTGCTGATCGTCGCCGGCACGGTTCTGCTGGTACGAGCCCGCCGCCGACCCGCCTGA
- a CDS encoding cytochrome c oxidase assembly protein, with protein sequence MEPTPATSGVLSVLLLAAALGYLTGAVVVRRRGGWWPAERTISWIAGLVAAMAALVGPLADAAHHDFTAHMVGHLLLGMTAPLLLVLAAPLTLALRALPVARARTLSHLLASRPVRTLTHPVTAAVLNGGGLWLLYTTGLYGAMSDHAWIHVAVHLHVLAAGYLFTASVIGVDPAPHRPGRRTRAAVLIAFLAAHATLAKSVYGHPPAGVLPADARTGAELMYYGGDLIDLVLIYLFCRQWFQAADPARRNRPAAPRIHAVRPPRVLWRLPAEFPLEGHNARDGNRVSN encoded by the coding sequence ATGGAACCCACGCCCGCCACTTCCGGGGTCCTTTCCGTCCTGCTGCTGGCCGCCGCGCTCGGCTATCTGACAGGCGCGGTGGTCGTGCGCCGCCGGGGCGGCTGGTGGCCGGCCGAGCGGACCATCAGCTGGATCGCGGGACTCGTGGCCGCCATGGCCGCCCTTGTCGGCCCCCTCGCCGACGCCGCGCACCACGACTTCACCGCCCACATGGTCGGGCATCTGCTCCTCGGCATGACCGCGCCGCTGCTGCTGGTCCTGGCCGCACCCCTCACCCTCGCCCTACGAGCCCTGCCCGTGGCCCGGGCCCGCACGTTGTCACACCTCCTGGCAAGCCGGCCGGTACGGACACTCACGCACCCGGTGACGGCCGCGGTCCTCAACGGCGGCGGCTTGTGGCTGCTCTACACCACCGGTCTCTATGGTGCGATGAGCGACCATGCCTGGATTCACGTGGCCGTCCACCTCCATGTCCTGGCCGCGGGATACCTGTTCACGGCGTCGGTGATCGGTGTCGACCCGGCCCCGCACCGGCCCGGCCGACGGACCAGGGCCGCCGTCCTCATCGCCTTCCTGGCCGCGCACGCCACCCTCGCCAAATCTGTGTACGGTCACCCTCCGGCCGGGGTCCTACCCGCTGACGCCCGCACCGGCGCTGAACTCATGTACTACGGCGGCGACCTGATCGACCTCGTACTGATCTACCTGTTCTGCCGGCAATGGTTCCAGGCCGCCGACCCCGCGCGGCGCAACCGGCCTGCCGCACCCCGCATTCACGCCGTCCGGCCACCCCGCGTGCTGTGGCGCCTGCCTGCCGAGTTCCCACTCGAAGGCCACAACGCACGGGACGGGAACAGGGTCAGCAACTGA
- a CDS encoding HD domain-containing phosphohydrolase has product MDDEVNLLDAMRRQLRREFDVETAVGAAKGLFALRQPEPFEVIVSDFLMPGINGAEFLATARKVAPDTTRMLLTGHTDLEDAAATVNQGQVFRILLKPVDTETMSAALRDCVGQHRLVVAERELLEQTLNGSVKALTDVLALASPDAFGRANRMSRLAARILDALEEEIPDRWAVELAVMMSQMGIVSLPPGVAEKVAVGDELTAAEQAMVDALPTVAGQLVSAIPRLAPVAEAIRYSRKNFDGSGQPEDDVAGAAIPLGARLIRIVEDYDQLLIEGATPAIAAAMVGSRSGPYDPALAAVLGTAAAATGGETVRAVALQDLRPGMVLAAPVTSRSHVRLVSAGQEVTVGLLTRLRNFAALEDGVAEPVIVTETAAAPAADAGGPDRS; this is encoded by the coding sequence GTGGACGACGAGGTGAACCTGCTTGACGCGATGCGTCGGCAGCTGCGCCGCGAGTTCGACGTGGAGACCGCCGTGGGCGCTGCGAAGGGTCTCTTCGCGCTACGCCAGCCGGAGCCGTTCGAGGTGATTGTCTCCGATTTCCTCATGCCCGGCATCAACGGGGCGGAGTTCCTGGCCACCGCCCGCAAGGTCGCCCCTGACACCACCCGGATGCTGCTGACCGGGCACACCGACCTCGAGGATGCGGCCGCCACGGTCAACCAGGGTCAGGTCTTCCGGATACTGCTCAAGCCCGTCGACACGGAGACCATGAGCGCCGCCCTGCGCGACTGCGTGGGCCAGCACCGGCTCGTGGTAGCCGAGCGGGAGCTGTTGGAGCAGACCCTCAACGGCAGCGTCAAGGCGTTGACCGATGTCCTCGCCCTGGCCAGCCCGGACGCGTTCGGCCGGGCCAACCGGATGTCCCGGCTGGCGGCCCGGATCTTGGACGCGCTCGAGGAGGAGATTCCAGATCGCTGGGCCGTGGAACTGGCGGTCATGATGTCCCAGATGGGCATCGTGTCGCTGCCGCCCGGCGTAGCCGAGAAGGTGGCCGTCGGCGACGAGCTGACCGCGGCCGAGCAGGCCATGGTGGACGCGCTGCCCACGGTCGCGGGGCAGCTGGTCTCGGCCATCCCGCGCCTGGCGCCGGTCGCCGAGGCGATCCGGTACTCGAGGAAGAACTTCGACGGCTCCGGGCAGCCCGAGGACGATGTGGCGGGCGCGGCGATCCCGCTGGGGGCCCGGCTGATCCGCATCGTCGAGGACTACGACCAGCTGCTCATTGAGGGTGCGACCCCGGCGATCGCCGCGGCCATGGTCGGCTCGCGGAGCGGGCCGTACGATCCCGCGCTCGCTGCCGTGCTCGGGACCGCCGCGGCGGCGACCGGTGGGGAGACCGTACGCGCGGTCGCTCTGCAGGATCTGCGGCCCGGCATGGTGCTGGCCGCCCCGGTGACGAGCAGGTCGCACGTACGGCTGGTCAGTGCCGGGCAGGAGGTGACGGTCGGCCTGCTCACCCGGCTGCGCAACTTCGCGGCGCTGGAGGACGGCGTCGCCGAGCCGGTAATCGTGACGGAGACCGCCGCGGCGCCGGCGGCCGACGCGGGCGGGCCGGATCGGTCGTGA
- a CDS encoding HDOD domain-containing protein, whose protein sequence is MTRRPHIVFVDDEPRILSGLRRMLRTHRGQWDMSFVEGGQAALETLHSRHCDVIVTDYRMPGMDGAQLLERVRTEFPAMARVILSGQANEDNLMRIMVLAHEFLHKPSTPDQIVRAVQRLIPDNPSAADDAVQGDIAVIESLPSAPHTLVQLTSALAAEDASAQSVGHVLEGDPAVAAKVLHLVNSSAYAMGHKVNGVVQATALLGVPTVRGLVLMHDLVQTFDPAGALPVAWIEALTTHAVQTSRLAGRLAAGREWEGHAFTAGLLHEVGQLVLASSRTTEFAGLLDRWRDDSEAPLCRVEYATFGIDHRQIGARLLRLWFLPEPVIEAAAAHQEPVASGDVTDAAAAVALAHHLVEAELGFVCGTPGTAPPADDQLSGPVREAVTRWRRELPARPR, encoded by the coding sequence ATGACGCGGCGGCCGCACATCGTGTTCGTCGACGACGAGCCGCGCATCCTCAGCGGGCTGCGGCGCATGCTGCGGACCCACCGCGGTCAGTGGGACATGTCGTTCGTGGAGGGCGGCCAGGCGGCGCTGGAGACGTTGCACAGCCGGCACTGCGACGTGATCGTCACCGACTACCGCATGCCCGGTATGGACGGCGCGCAGCTGCTGGAACGCGTCCGTACGGAATTCCCGGCGATGGCCCGGGTGATCCTGTCCGGGCAGGCCAACGAGGACAACCTGATGCGGATCATGGTGCTGGCCCACGAGTTCCTGCACAAACCCAGCACCCCCGACCAGATCGTCCGGGCCGTGCAGCGGCTCATCCCGGACAACCCGTCGGCGGCCGACGACGCCGTCCAGGGCGACATCGCCGTGATCGAGTCGCTGCCGAGCGCGCCGCACACGTTGGTGCAGTTGACCAGCGCCCTCGCGGCGGAGGACGCCTCCGCACAGTCGGTCGGGCACGTGCTCGAGGGCGACCCCGCGGTGGCCGCCAAGGTGCTGCACCTGGTCAACTCGTCCGCGTACGCGATGGGGCACAAGGTCAACGGCGTGGTGCAGGCCACCGCGCTGCTGGGGGTGCCGACCGTACGCGGCCTGGTGCTCATGCACGACCTGGTGCAGACCTTCGACCCGGCCGGCGCGCTGCCCGTGGCCTGGATCGAGGCGCTGACGACGCACGCGGTGCAGACGTCGCGGCTCGCGGGCCGGCTCGCGGCCGGGCGGGAGTGGGAGGGCCACGCCTTCACCGCCGGGCTGCTGCACGAGGTGGGGCAGCTGGTGCTGGCGTCGTCGCGGACCACCGAGTTCGCCGGGCTGCTCGACCGGTGGCGGGACGACTCCGAGGCACCGCTCTGCCGCGTCGAGTACGCCACGTTCGGCATCGACCACCGCCAGATCGGCGCGCGACTGCTGCGACTGTGGTTCCTGCCGGAACCGGTGATCGAGGCGGCGGCCGCCCACCAGGAGCCGGTGGCATCCGGCGACGTCACCGACGCCGCCGCCGCGGTGGCGCTCGCCCATCACCTCGTCGAGGCGGAGCTGGGCTTCGTCTGCGGCACGCCCGGGACGGCTCCGCCGGCCGACGACCAGCTCAGTGGTCCCGTCCGGGAGGCGGTCACCCGATGGCGGCGGGAGCTGCCGGCCCGCCCGCGCTGA
- a CDS encoding two-component system sensor histidine kinase NtrB, whose protein sequence is MDGIPVAVRRWFRGTDTMLGQVRTLFLLFVLIWPCFGLWGVQAAAVPLGTAAVAATLLLTGWLWLGYRRQRFPAWSWLPEGACIVLIAGASGYGITVGVCFMWVNFRALYGGLREKAIAVATLTAIMAAGLGVFDASGGSIVSLLITAFIALVVNHVLARAAAARDRAAARERAAASAGAGLVASTTRQEAMDVTLGAALSMDAEVSAALVVTIAGPALHVVAAAGEVGAEAAGWVAERAALPEPARAALAPGGFVHLTDGAAEEASAVFRLRPYPVVVLAPLAVYGSCFGLLVLALNRRPQDDLSSSVTTLADEAALTLDQLLNRSRLSAVVDHSPDALVLASEAGIIRFANPGTEKLLGVPASSLTGRDLWSLLHPEDLEGIVAAAAGSSPPAARPCRIRTDDEAPWTSVEAVLDYVNEHDGSRSIVFNARDVSERQRLELDLRHAQKLESVGRLAAGIAHEINTPIQFVGDNARFLETAFADLNRLHEAYRELASPAADGAGHAALVATVEQIAEEIDIDFLLEEVPMALQQSLEGISRVAGIVRAMKAFGHPGSEEKTQADLGEAIANTLIVANNEIKYVADVVTDFAELPLVHCHLGDINQVVLNLVVNAAHAISAADRGRGTITVRTRRGDSQVVIEVADTGTGVSPEIADKLFDPFFTTKEVGTGTGQGLPLVRTLVVDRHGGEVDFTSEPGVGTVFTVRLPADLAQGSDMAEVSA, encoded by the coding sequence ATGGACGGAATTCCGGTAGCGGTACGGCGGTGGTTCCGCGGTACGGACACCATGCTCGGCCAGGTCCGTACGCTGTTCCTGCTGTTCGTGCTCATCTGGCCGTGCTTCGGCCTGTGGGGGGTGCAGGCCGCGGCCGTACCCCTCGGGACGGCCGCGGTGGCGGCGACGCTGCTGCTCACGGGCTGGCTGTGGCTCGGGTACCGGCGGCAGCGGTTCCCGGCCTGGAGCTGGCTGCCCGAGGGCGCGTGCATCGTCCTCATCGCGGGCGCCTCCGGGTACGGCATCACCGTGGGCGTGTGCTTCATGTGGGTCAACTTCCGGGCCCTCTACGGCGGCCTGCGGGAGAAGGCGATCGCCGTCGCCACACTGACCGCCATCATGGCCGCGGGCCTCGGCGTGTTCGACGCCTCGGGCGGCTCCATCGTGTCGCTGCTCATCACCGCGTTCATCGCGCTGGTGGTCAACCACGTCCTCGCCCGGGCCGCCGCCGCGCGCGACCGGGCCGCCGCCCGCGAGCGTGCCGCCGCGTCGGCCGGCGCCGGCCTGGTCGCCTCGACCACCCGCCAGGAGGCCATGGACGTCACCCTGGGCGCCGCGCTGAGCATGGACGCGGAGGTGAGTGCCGCGCTCGTGGTCACCATCGCCGGCCCCGCCCTGCACGTCGTCGCGGCGGCGGGCGAGGTGGGCGCGGAGGCCGCCGGCTGGGTCGCGGAACGCGCGGCGCTGCCCGAGCCGGCCCGGGCGGCGCTCGCGCCGGGTGGCTTCGTGCACCTGACCGACGGCGCCGCGGAGGAGGCCAGCGCGGTGTTCCGGCTGCGGCCGTACCCGGTCGTCGTGCTCGCTCCGCTGGCTGTCTACGGTTCCTGTTTCGGCCTGCTGGTACTGGCCCTGAACCGGCGTCCCCAGGACGACCTCTCCTCGTCGGTGACCACGCTCGCGGACGAGGCGGCGCTGACCCTCGACCAGCTGCTCAACCGCTCCCGGCTCAGCGCCGTGGTGGACCACTCACCGGACGCGCTGGTGCTGGCCAGCGAGGCGGGGATCATCCGGTTCGCGAACCCCGGTACGGAGAAGCTGCTCGGCGTGCCCGCGTCGTCGCTGACCGGCCGGGACCTCTGGTCGCTGCTGCACCCGGAGGACCTGGAGGGGATCGTCGCTGCCGCGGCCGGCTCCAGCCCGCCGGCGGCCCGGCCCTGCCGGATACGTACCGACGACGAGGCGCCGTGGACGAGCGTCGAGGCGGTCCTCGACTACGTCAACGAGCACGACGGTTCCCGCAGCATCGTGTTCAACGCGCGGGACGTCTCCGAGCGGCAGCGGCTGGAGCTGGACCTGCGGCACGCGCAGAAGCTCGAGTCGGTGGGGCGGCTGGCGGCCGGCATCGCGCACGAGATCAACACGCCGATCCAGTTCGTCGGCGACAACGCCCGGTTCCTGGAGACCGCGTTCGCCGACCTGAACCGGCTGCACGAGGCGTACCGGGAGCTGGCCTCCCCTGCCGCCGACGGCGCCGGCCACGCCGCGCTGGTGGCCACGGTCGAGCAAATCGCCGAGGAGATCGACATCGACTTCCTCCTCGAAGAGGTGCCCATGGCGCTGCAGCAGAGCCTGGAGGGGATCAGCCGGGTCGCGGGGATCGTGCGGGCCATGAAGGCCTTCGGCCACCCGGGCAGCGAGGAGAAGACCCAGGCCGACCTGGGCGAGGCGATCGCCAACACGCTGATCGTGGCGAACAACGAGATCAAGTACGTGGCCGACGTGGTGACCGACTTCGCGGAGCTGCCGCTGGTGCACTGCCATCTCGGCGACATCAACCAGGTGGTGCTGAACCTCGTGGTCAACGCCGCGCACGCCATCAGCGCCGCCGACCGCGGCCGGGGCACGATCACCGTACGCACCCGGCGCGGGGACTCGCAGGTGGTGATCGAGGTGGCGGACACCGGCACCGGTGTATCCCCGGAGATCGCCGACAAGCTCTTCGACCCGTTCTTCACGACCAAGGAGGTCGGCACCGGCACCGGTCAGGGTCTGCCCCTGGTCCGCACGCTTGTGGTGGACCGGCACGGCGGCGAGGTGGACTTCACCAGCGAGCCGGGGGTCGGCACGGTGTTCACCGTACGGCTCCCGGCCGACCTGGCGCAGGGCAGCGACATGGCGGAAGTGAGCGCATGA
- a CDS encoding PAS domain-containing protein, whose translation MTDDRTAEVSALLEAAEAAAPAGIAFLDGDLRFVRVNAAFEAVAGEPAAALIGRTAQAALPAAPDRLLGVLREVLATAAPVVDLRIDAAPAAGRRRRWRIDCRSTPDGVCLLLSDVTEEEAAAALRNAFMRNMPEGLYTVDAAGRLTSLNNAASEMLGWAENELLGRSMHDAVHRPAPDGGPAGADRCALRRPAAMTEEVFVRRDGTPFQVVCSVAPLHEGSGGHGAVVTFRDVTAARRADLEAHHDQKLESLGRLSAGLAHEINTPIQFVGDNTRFLADAYEDMWQLLMVYRGCLAPELGEMAWDERTARAREAEEKADVEYLVAEIPAAVRQTLDGVDRVASLVRAMKSFSYKDTAEQSYADLNEAIRTTLTVARNEVKYVADVDLNLGELPEVLCHRGDLNQVFLNLLVNAADAMEDRERRGRIVISTRAAGPEVVISFTDDGSGIPEHIRQSIFDPFFTTKGVGKGSGQGLALARAVVDRHGGSIDVESAPGRGTTFTLRLPVNGRPDA comes from the coding sequence GTGACAGATGACCGGACGGCCGAGGTCTCGGCCCTTCTGGAGGCGGCGGAAGCGGCGGCGCCGGCCGGGATCGCCTTCCTCGACGGGGACCTGCGGTTCGTCCGGGTCAACGCGGCGTTCGAGGCGGTTGCCGGCGAGCCCGCGGCCGCGCTGATCGGACGGACGGCGCAGGCGGCGCTGCCCGCCGCCCCGGACCGGCTCCTGGGCGTGCTGCGGGAGGTTCTCGCCACCGCCGCCCCGGTCGTGGACCTCCGGATCGACGCGGCACCGGCCGCCGGGCGGCGGCGGAGGTGGCGGATCGACTGCCGGTCCACCCCGGACGGCGTCTGTCTCCTGCTGTCGGACGTCACCGAGGAGGAGGCCGCCGCGGCGCTGCGCAACGCCTTCATGCGGAACATGCCCGAGGGCCTCTACACCGTCGACGCCGCGGGCCGGCTGACGTCGCTCAACAATGCCGCCTCGGAGATGCTCGGGTGGGCCGAGAATGAGCTGCTGGGCCGCAGCATGCACGACGCCGTGCACCGGCCGGCCCCGGACGGCGGCCCGGCGGGCGCCGACCGGTGCGCCCTGCGCCGGCCCGCGGCGATGACCGAGGAGGTCTTCGTCCGCAGGGACGGGACCCCGTTCCAGGTCGTGTGCTCCGTCGCCCCGCTCCACGAGGGCTCCGGCGGACACGGGGCGGTGGTGACCTTCCGCGACGTCACCGCGGCGCGGCGGGCCGACCTCGAGGCGCACCACGACCAGAAGCTGGAGTCCCTGGGGCGGCTGTCGGCGGGCCTGGCCCACGAGATCAACACGCCGATCCAGTTCGTCGGTGACAACACCCGGTTCCTGGCGGACGCGTACGAGGACATGTGGCAGCTGCTGATGGTCTACCGCGGGTGCCTGGCGCCGGAGCTCGGCGAGATGGCGTGGGACGAGCGCACCGCCCGGGCCCGCGAGGCCGAGGAGAAGGCGGACGTCGAGTACCTCGTCGCCGAGATCCCGGCGGCGGTACGGCAGACCCTCGACGGTGTCGATCGGGTGGCGTCGCTGGTGCGGGCGATGAAGTCGTTCAGCTACAAGGACACCGCCGAGCAGTCGTACGCCGACCTCAACGAGGCCATCCGCACCACCCTCACGGTGGCCCGCAACGAGGTCAAGTACGTCGCCGACGTGGACCTGAACCTCGGCGAGCTGCCCGAGGTGCTGTGCCACCGCGGCGACCTCAACCAGGTGTTCCTGAACCTGCTCGTCAACGCCGCCGACGCGATGGAGGACCGCGAGCGGCGGGGCCGGATCGTGATCAGCACCCGGGCGGCCGGGCCGGAGGTGGTCATCAGTTTCACCGACGACGGCAGCGGGATCCCCGAGCACATCCGCCAGTCCATCTTCGATCCGTTCTTCACCACCAAGGGCGTGGGAAAGGGCTCCGGGCAGGGCCTCGCGCTGGCACGGGCGGTCGTCGACCGGCACGGCGGGTCCATCGACGTGGAGTCCGCACCGGGCCGGGGCACCACCTTCACGCTGCGGCTGCCGGTGAACGGGCGTCCGGACGCATGA